In one Deltaproteobacteria bacterium genomic region, the following are encoded:
- a CDS encoding GntR family transcriptional regulator → MRIALEIPSAVPLYRQISAHFRASILAGNLRPGTRLPAVRVLAGNLGVNRATVESAYAELVAEGLVVSRRGSGSYVLAHSPGESRTPERSGAWPAWQQRLTYRGYDALSAYLPEVSRSTDWIALDGGACDPRLFPMDEFRKILGRVMRRDGAAAVEYGEIGGFRP, encoded by the coding sequence ATGCGCATCGCCCTTGAAATTCCGTCCGCTGTTCCGTTGTACCGCCAGATCAGCGCCCATTTTCGGGCCAGCATCCTGGCCGGAAATCTTCGTCCCGGAACCCGCCTGCCCGCCGTGCGCGTTTTGGCCGGAAATCTGGGCGTGAACCGGGCCACGGTGGAAAGCGCCTATGCCGAGCTCGTGGCCGAGGGGCTGGTGGTCTCCCGCCGGGGCAGCGGCTCATACGTGCTGGCGCACAGTCCGGGCGAGTCCCGAACCCCGGAGCGGTCCGGAGCGTGGCCGGCCTGGCAGCAGCGGCTCACCTATCGCGGCTATGACGCCCTGTCGGCCTATCTGCCCGAGGTCAGCCGGAGCACGGACTGGATTGCCCTGGACGGCGGCGCCTGTGATCCGCGTCTTTTTCCCATGGACGAATTCCGCAAGATCCTCGGCCGGGTCATGCGTCGGGACGGGGCCGCGGCCGTGGAATATGGGGAAATCGGCGGATTTCGCCCC